The following coding sequences are from one Lolium rigidum isolate FL_2022 chromosome 6, APGP_CSIRO_Lrig_0.1, whole genome shotgun sequence window:
- the LOC124661340 gene encoding ABC transporter G family member 38-like isoform X2 has protein sequence MLELTQRQAFVENVFKVAEEDNARFLKKLRARIDRAGIQIPTAEVRFRSLSVEAECHVGDRMLPTLTNAALDAVDSMLGLVGASLGKTKTLHILKNVSGVVRPSRMTLLLGPPSSGKTTLLLALAGKLDPGLRVSGEVTYNGYGLDEFVPQKTAAYISQNDVHAGEMTVKETLDFSARCQGVGQRYELLQELMKKERQLGIYPDPEVDLFMKATSVEGGTLQTDYILRILGLDMCADVMVGDEMRTGISGGQKKRLTTGEMLVGPTKVLFMDEISTGLDSSTTFQVVRCIQQIVHLGEATVLVSLLQPAPEIFDLFDDVMLLSEGQIVYQGPREYVLEFFEKCGFRCPERKGAADFLQEVTSKKDQEQYWIRDEKPYRYVTVPEFVAKFKKFHMGKSLKKQLSVPFNKRKIHKSALAFSQQSVPALELLKTSFAKEWLLMKRNSFIYVFKIVQGIIVALVASTVFLRLRQNNEEDGQVYLGALIFVLIANMFNGFAEATLTLARLPVFYKHRDFLFYRPWNFTLPNVLLKVPMSLFESLIWVVITYYLIGFAPEASRFFKHLITVFLIQQAAGGLFRVVAGICRTVVMTNTAGSLILLIMFVLGGFILPRDEIPKWLVWGYWSSPMTYAYIALAANEMHSPRWMDQLTADGRPLGVAVLENSGVFTNNEWYWIGTGALLGFTILFNVLFTISLMILNPIGKPQAILPEETDKSTENRSYANTAARDAPGKGMVLPFEPLSMSFNEINYYVDMPAEMKTQGVTADKLQLLSGISGAFRPGVLTALMGVSGAGKTTLMDVLSGRKTGGYIEGEVYISGYPKNQATFARMSGYCEQNDIHSPQITVRESLLFSAFLRLPKEVTDREKKAFVDEVMELIELTGLKDAIVGLPGVSGLSTEQRKRLTIAVELVANPSIIFMDEPTSGLDARAAAIVMRTVRNTVNTGRTVVCTIHQPSIDIFEAFDELLLLKRGGQVIYSGPLGRNSHKVVEYFQEIPGVPKIVEKCNPATWMLDASSAAAEVRLNIDFAEHYKSSTMYQRNKALVKELSKPPPGTRDLYFPTQYSLSSFSQFKICLWKQWWTYWRSPDYNLVRMFFAIFTALLLGIIFWRVGQKMTSSADVLVIVGSMYAAVMFVGCENCITVQPLIAVERTVFYRERAAGMYSAIPYALSQVIVEIPYVFVESVAYTVIVYPMMSFQWTLAKFLWFFYVSFLTFLYFTYYGMMTVSISPNGQVASIFAAAFYSFFNLFSGFFVARSKIPKWWIWYYWLCPVAWTVYGLVVSQYGDVEDMIKVPGQPDQQVGQFIKSYFGYDQDFMGVVAAVLAVFTVFFAMIYAYCIKAFNFQQR, from the exons ATGCTGGAGCTGACGCAGCGGCAGGCGTTCGTGGAGAACGTGTTCAAGGTCGCCGAGGAGGACAACGCGCGCTTCCTCAAGAAGCTACGCGCGCGCATTGACCG CGCCGGCATCCAGATTCCGACGGCGGAGGTGAGGTTCCGGAGCCTGAGCGTGGAGGCTGAGTGCCACGTCGGGGACCGCATGCTGCCCACGCTGACGAACGCGGCGCTGGACGCGGTGGACTCCATGCTGGGGCTCGTCGGGGCCAGCCTCGGCAAGACCAAGACGCTGCACATTCTCAAGAACGTCTCCGGCGTCGTAAGGCCGTCGAG GATGACGCTGCTGCTCGGTCCACCGTCTTCCGGCAAGACAACGCTGTTGCTGGCACTTGCTGGAAAGCTGGATCCTGGTCTAAGG GTGAGCGGAGAGGTGACGTACAACGGGTACGGGCTGGACGAGTTCGTGCCGCAGAAGACCGCGGCGTACATCAGCCAGAACGACGTCCACGCCGGCGAGATGACCGTCAAGGAGACCCTCGACTTCTCCGCCAGGTGCCAGGGGGTAGGCCAGAGATACG AGTTGCTCCAGGAGCTGATGAAGAAGGAGAGGCAGCTGGGCATTTATCCTGATCCAGAGGTTGACCTCTTCATGAAG GCCACTTCCGTTGAAGGGGGCACCCTGCAGACAGACTACATTCTCAGG ATCCTCGGGCTGGACATGTGCGCCGACGTCATGGTCGGCGACGAAATGCGGACCGGCATCTCCGGCGGCCAGAAGAAGCGCCTCACCACAG GGGAAATGCTGGTCGGCCCGACCAAGGTGCTCTTCATGGACGAGATATCCACCGGCCTGGACAGCTCCACCACCTTCCAGGTCGTCCGGTGCATCCAGCAGATTGTCCACCTGGGCGAGGCCACCGTGCTGGTGTCGCTGCTCCAGCCCGCGCCCGAGATCTTCGACCTCTTTGACGACGTCATGCTGCTCTCGGAGGGGCAGATCGTCTACCAGGGTCCCAGGGAGTACGTGCTCGAGTTCTTCGAGAAGTGCGGCTTCCGCTGCCCCGAGAGGAAAGGCGCCGCTGATTTCTTGCAAGAG GTTACATCAAAGAAGGATCAGGAGCAATACTGGATACGGGATGAAAAGCCTTATCGCTATGTAACAGTACCTGAGTTTGTTGCAAAGTTCAAAAAATTCCACATGGGGAAGAGCCTAAAAAAGCAGCTTTCGGTTCCTTTCAACAAGAGAAAGATCCACAAATCTGCTCTGGCTTTCTCCCAGCAGTCTGTTCCAGCTTTGGAACTTCTCAAGACCTCCTTTGCCAAGGAATGGCTTCTCATGAAGAGAAATTCGTTTATCTACGTTTTCAAAATAGTTCAG GGAATCATAGTTGCTCTAGTAGCATCAACGGTTTTCTTGCGGCTCCGTCAAAATAATGAGGAAGATGGCCAAGTCTACCTTGGGGCACTTATATTTGTCCTGATAGCTAACATGTTCAATGGATTTGCTGAGGCAACCCTTACTCTCGCAAGGCTCCCTGTATTCTACAAACATAGGGATTTTCTATTCTACCGGCCATGGAATTTTACACTCCCAAATGTTCTCCTGAAAGTCCCTATGTCCTTGTTTGAGTCGCTAATTTGGGTTGTAATAACCTACTATCTCATAGGCTTTGCCCCTGAAGCTAGCAG GTTCTTCAAGCATCTGATTACAGTCTTCTTGATCCAGCAGGCAGCTGGAGGATTGTTCAGGGTTGTGGCCGGCATATGCAGGACGGTTGTCATGACTAATACTGCAGGATCTCTTATCCTTTTGATCATGTTTGTACTGGGAGGATTCATCCTACCAAGAG ATGAAATTCCAAAATGGCTAGTATGGGGTTATTGGTCTTCACCTATGACTTATGCATACATTGCTCTTGCCGCCAATGAGATGCATTCTCCAAGGTGGATGGACCAATTG ACAGCTGATGGAAGGCCATTAGGAGTTGCAGTTCTAGAAAACTCAGGTGTCTTCACCAACAATGAGTGGTACTGGATTGGAACAGGTGCCCTTCTGGGGTTCACCATTTTGTTCAATGTGCTATTCACAATATCACTTATGATTCTAAACC CTATTGGAAAACCACAAGCCATCTTGCCTGAAGAAACTGATAAAAGCACGGAGAAT AGGTCATATGCGAACACAGCTGCCAGAGATGCTCCAGGGAAAGGGATGGTTCTTCCATTTGAACCTCTCTCCATGTCCTTCAACGAGATAAATTACTATGTTGATATGCCTGCG GAGATGAAGACTCAAGGAGTAACCGCTGATAAGCTTCAGCTGCTGTCAGGGATATCTGGTGCTTTTCGCCCTGGTGTTCTTACTGCCCTTATGGGTGTGAGTGGAGCTGGAAAGACCACCCTCATGGATGTCTTATCTGGGAGGAAAACTGGTGGCTATATTGAAGGTGAAGTCTATATATCCGGTTATCCTAAGAACCAGGCAACATTTGCAAGAATGTCAGGGTACTGCGAGCAAAATGACATCCATTCTCCACAGATCACAGTCAGGGAGTCACTACTCTTCTCTGCTTTCCTGCGCCTGCCTAAGGAGGTCACTGATCGAGAAAAGAAG GCATTTGTGGATGAAGTAATGGAACTGATTGAACTTACCGGTCTCAAGGACGCTATTGTGGGTCTCCCTGGTGTGAGTGGGCTGTCAACTGAACAAAGAAAGAGGTTGACAATTGCTGTAGAGCTTGTGGCAAACCCCTCAATTATCTTCATGGACGAACCAACTTCAGGTCTTGATGCAAGAGCTGCTGCAATTGTTATGAGAACTGTTCGGAACACTGTCAATACTGGAAGAACTGTTGTCTGTACTATCCATCAACCAAGTATTGACATTTTTGAAGCTTTTGATGAG CTCCTATTACTGAAAAGAGGAGGTCAGGTCATATATTCTGGCCCTCTGGGTAGGAACTCCCATAAAGTTGTGGAATACTTTCAG GAAATTCCTGGAGTCCCAAAGATCGTAGAGAAGTGCAACCCAGCTACATGGATGCTGGATGCAAGCTCTGCGGCAGCAGAAGTTCGACTGAACATTGACTTTGCTGAACATTACAAATCTTCGACTATGTATCA GCGGAACAAAGCATTAGTCAAAGAACTGAGCAAGCCACCTCCTGGTACTAGGGACCTTTACTTCCCTACTCAATACTCGCTGAGCTCCTTTAGTCAGTTTAAAATATGCCTCTGGAAGCAATGGTGGACTTATTGGAGAAGTCCTGATTACAATCTCGTCAGGATGTTCTTTGCAATTTTTACGGCTTTACTTCTTGGGATAATATTTTGGAGGGTTGGTCAAAAGAT GACTAGCTCGGCAGATGTTTTGGTCATTGTCGGATCAATGTATGCTGCTGTGATGTTTGTTGGTTGTGAGAATTGTATAACTGTTCAACCCCTCATTGCTGTGGAAAGGACAGTCTTTTACAGAGAGCGGGCAGCTGGAATGTACTCGGCTATACCCTATGCGCTGTCTCAG GTTATCGTGGAGATACCATATGTGTTCGTTGAGTCTGTGGCTTATACTGTTATTGTCTACCCGATGATGTCTTTCCAGTGGACGCTGGCAAAGTTCTTGTGGTTCTTCTATGTTTCGTTCTTGACCTTCCTCTATTTCACTTACTATGGCATGATGACTGTCTCCATATCGCCAAATGGTCAAGTTGCTTCTATATTCGCTGCTGCCTTCTACTCCTTCTTCAATCTCTTCTCAGGGTTCTTCGTCGCAAGATCG AAAATCCCAAAATGGTGGATTTGGTACTATTGGCTTTGCCCGGTGGCATGGACGGTTTACGGGCTTGTCGTGTCGCAATACGGAGATGTGGAGGACATGATCAAGGTGCCTGGTCAACCCGATCAGCAGGTTGGGCAATTCATCAAGAGCTACTTCGGTTATGATCAGGACTTCATGGGCGTTGTGGCAGCGGTGCTGGCTGTCTTCACTGTCTTCTTCGCTATGATATATGCTTACTGCATAAAGGCGTTTAATTTCCAACAGAGATAG
- the LOC124661340 gene encoding ABC transporter G family member 38-like isoform X1: MLELTQRQAFVENVFKVAEEDNARFLKKLRARIDRAGIQIPTAEVRFRSLSVEAECHVGDRMLPTLTNAALDAVDSMLGLVGASLGKTKTLHILKNVSGVVRPSRMTLLLGPPSSGKTTLLLALAGKLDPGLRVSGEVTYNGYGLDEFVPQKTAAYISQNDVHAGEMTVKETLDFSARCQGVGQRYELLQELMKKERQLGIYPDPEVDLFMKATSVEGGTLQTDYILRILGLDMCADVMVGDEMRTGISGGQKKRLTTGEMLVGPTKVLFMDEISTGLDSSTTFQVVRCIQQIVHLGEATVLVSLLQPAPEIFDLFDDVMLLSEGQIVYQGPREYVLEFFEKCGFRCPERKGAADFLQEVTSKKDQEQYWIRDEKPYRYVTVPEFVAKFKKFHMGKSLKKQLSVPFNKRKIHKSALAFSQQSVPALELLKTSFAKEWLLMKRNSFIYVFKIVQGIIVALVASTVFLRLRQNNEEDGQVYLGALIFVLIANMFNGFAEATLTLARLPVFYKHRDFLFYRPWNFTLPNVLLKVPMSLFESLIWVVITYYLIGFAPEASRFFKHLITVFLIQQAAGGLFRVVAGICRTVVMTNTAGSLILLIMFVLGGFILPRDEIPKWLVWGYWSSPMTYAYIALAANEMHSPRWMDQLTADGRPLGVAVLENSGVFTNNEWYWIGTGALLGFTILFNVLFTISLMILNPIGKPQAILPEETDKSTENVHEQKRETHITQRTTVPTIESASQNSMITLDKVLEQLRGHSPDTSKRSYANTAARDAPGKGMVLPFEPLSMSFNEINYYVDMPAEMKTQGVTADKLQLLSGISGAFRPGVLTALMGVSGAGKTTLMDVLSGRKTGGYIEGEVYISGYPKNQATFARMSGYCEQNDIHSPQITVRESLLFSAFLRLPKEVTDREKKAFVDEVMELIELTGLKDAIVGLPGVSGLSTEQRKRLTIAVELVANPSIIFMDEPTSGLDARAAAIVMRTVRNTVNTGRTVVCTIHQPSIDIFEAFDELLLLKRGGQVIYSGPLGRNSHKVVEYFQEIPGVPKIVEKCNPATWMLDASSAAAEVRLNIDFAEHYKSSTMYQRNKALVKELSKPPPGTRDLYFPTQYSLSSFSQFKICLWKQWWTYWRSPDYNLVRMFFAIFTALLLGIIFWRVGQKMTSSADVLVIVGSMYAAVMFVGCENCITVQPLIAVERTVFYRERAAGMYSAIPYALSQVIVEIPYVFVESVAYTVIVYPMMSFQWTLAKFLWFFYVSFLTFLYFTYYGMMTVSISPNGQVASIFAAAFYSFFNLFSGFFVARSKIPKWWIWYYWLCPVAWTVYGLVVSQYGDVEDMIKVPGQPDQQVGQFIKSYFGYDQDFMGVVAAVLAVFTVFFAMIYAYCIKAFNFQQR, from the exons ATGCTGGAGCTGACGCAGCGGCAGGCGTTCGTGGAGAACGTGTTCAAGGTCGCCGAGGAGGACAACGCGCGCTTCCTCAAGAAGCTACGCGCGCGCATTGACCG CGCCGGCATCCAGATTCCGACGGCGGAGGTGAGGTTCCGGAGCCTGAGCGTGGAGGCTGAGTGCCACGTCGGGGACCGCATGCTGCCCACGCTGACGAACGCGGCGCTGGACGCGGTGGACTCCATGCTGGGGCTCGTCGGGGCCAGCCTCGGCAAGACCAAGACGCTGCACATTCTCAAGAACGTCTCCGGCGTCGTAAGGCCGTCGAG GATGACGCTGCTGCTCGGTCCACCGTCTTCCGGCAAGACAACGCTGTTGCTGGCACTTGCTGGAAAGCTGGATCCTGGTCTAAGG GTGAGCGGAGAGGTGACGTACAACGGGTACGGGCTGGACGAGTTCGTGCCGCAGAAGACCGCGGCGTACATCAGCCAGAACGACGTCCACGCCGGCGAGATGACCGTCAAGGAGACCCTCGACTTCTCCGCCAGGTGCCAGGGGGTAGGCCAGAGATACG AGTTGCTCCAGGAGCTGATGAAGAAGGAGAGGCAGCTGGGCATTTATCCTGATCCAGAGGTTGACCTCTTCATGAAG GCCACTTCCGTTGAAGGGGGCACCCTGCAGACAGACTACATTCTCAGG ATCCTCGGGCTGGACATGTGCGCCGACGTCATGGTCGGCGACGAAATGCGGACCGGCATCTCCGGCGGCCAGAAGAAGCGCCTCACCACAG GGGAAATGCTGGTCGGCCCGACCAAGGTGCTCTTCATGGACGAGATATCCACCGGCCTGGACAGCTCCACCACCTTCCAGGTCGTCCGGTGCATCCAGCAGATTGTCCACCTGGGCGAGGCCACCGTGCTGGTGTCGCTGCTCCAGCCCGCGCCCGAGATCTTCGACCTCTTTGACGACGTCATGCTGCTCTCGGAGGGGCAGATCGTCTACCAGGGTCCCAGGGAGTACGTGCTCGAGTTCTTCGAGAAGTGCGGCTTCCGCTGCCCCGAGAGGAAAGGCGCCGCTGATTTCTTGCAAGAG GTTACATCAAAGAAGGATCAGGAGCAATACTGGATACGGGATGAAAAGCCTTATCGCTATGTAACAGTACCTGAGTTTGTTGCAAAGTTCAAAAAATTCCACATGGGGAAGAGCCTAAAAAAGCAGCTTTCGGTTCCTTTCAACAAGAGAAAGATCCACAAATCTGCTCTGGCTTTCTCCCAGCAGTCTGTTCCAGCTTTGGAACTTCTCAAGACCTCCTTTGCCAAGGAATGGCTTCTCATGAAGAGAAATTCGTTTATCTACGTTTTCAAAATAGTTCAG GGAATCATAGTTGCTCTAGTAGCATCAACGGTTTTCTTGCGGCTCCGTCAAAATAATGAGGAAGATGGCCAAGTCTACCTTGGGGCACTTATATTTGTCCTGATAGCTAACATGTTCAATGGATTTGCTGAGGCAACCCTTACTCTCGCAAGGCTCCCTGTATTCTACAAACATAGGGATTTTCTATTCTACCGGCCATGGAATTTTACACTCCCAAATGTTCTCCTGAAAGTCCCTATGTCCTTGTTTGAGTCGCTAATTTGGGTTGTAATAACCTACTATCTCATAGGCTTTGCCCCTGAAGCTAGCAG GTTCTTCAAGCATCTGATTACAGTCTTCTTGATCCAGCAGGCAGCTGGAGGATTGTTCAGGGTTGTGGCCGGCATATGCAGGACGGTTGTCATGACTAATACTGCAGGATCTCTTATCCTTTTGATCATGTTTGTACTGGGAGGATTCATCCTACCAAGAG ATGAAATTCCAAAATGGCTAGTATGGGGTTATTGGTCTTCACCTATGACTTATGCATACATTGCTCTTGCCGCCAATGAGATGCATTCTCCAAGGTGGATGGACCAATTG ACAGCTGATGGAAGGCCATTAGGAGTTGCAGTTCTAGAAAACTCAGGTGTCTTCACCAACAATGAGTGGTACTGGATTGGAACAGGTGCCCTTCTGGGGTTCACCATTTTGTTCAATGTGCTATTCACAATATCACTTATGATTCTAAACC CTATTGGAAAACCACAAGCCATCTTGCCTGAAGAAACTGATAAAAGCACGGAGAATGTCCACGAGCAAAAAAGGGAGACACATATAACACAGAGAACTACAGTTCCGACAATAGAATCTGCATCCCAAAACTCAATGATCACAT TGGATAAGGTTCTTGAACAATTACGAGGCCATTCCCCAGATACTTCTAAGAGGTCATATGCGAACACAGCTGCCAGAGATGCTCCAGGGAAAGGGATGGTTCTTCCATTTGAACCTCTCTCCATGTCCTTCAACGAGATAAATTACTATGTTGATATGCCTGCG GAGATGAAGACTCAAGGAGTAACCGCTGATAAGCTTCAGCTGCTGTCAGGGATATCTGGTGCTTTTCGCCCTGGTGTTCTTACTGCCCTTATGGGTGTGAGTGGAGCTGGAAAGACCACCCTCATGGATGTCTTATCTGGGAGGAAAACTGGTGGCTATATTGAAGGTGAAGTCTATATATCCGGTTATCCTAAGAACCAGGCAACATTTGCAAGAATGTCAGGGTACTGCGAGCAAAATGACATCCATTCTCCACAGATCACAGTCAGGGAGTCACTACTCTTCTCTGCTTTCCTGCGCCTGCCTAAGGAGGTCACTGATCGAGAAAAGAAG GCATTTGTGGATGAAGTAATGGAACTGATTGAACTTACCGGTCTCAAGGACGCTATTGTGGGTCTCCCTGGTGTGAGTGGGCTGTCAACTGAACAAAGAAAGAGGTTGACAATTGCTGTAGAGCTTGTGGCAAACCCCTCAATTATCTTCATGGACGAACCAACTTCAGGTCTTGATGCAAGAGCTGCTGCAATTGTTATGAGAACTGTTCGGAACACTGTCAATACTGGAAGAACTGTTGTCTGTACTATCCATCAACCAAGTATTGACATTTTTGAAGCTTTTGATGAG CTCCTATTACTGAAAAGAGGAGGTCAGGTCATATATTCTGGCCCTCTGGGTAGGAACTCCCATAAAGTTGTGGAATACTTTCAG GAAATTCCTGGAGTCCCAAAGATCGTAGAGAAGTGCAACCCAGCTACATGGATGCTGGATGCAAGCTCTGCGGCAGCAGAAGTTCGACTGAACATTGACTTTGCTGAACATTACAAATCTTCGACTATGTATCA GCGGAACAAAGCATTAGTCAAAGAACTGAGCAAGCCACCTCCTGGTACTAGGGACCTTTACTTCCCTACTCAATACTCGCTGAGCTCCTTTAGTCAGTTTAAAATATGCCTCTGGAAGCAATGGTGGACTTATTGGAGAAGTCCTGATTACAATCTCGTCAGGATGTTCTTTGCAATTTTTACGGCTTTACTTCTTGGGATAATATTTTGGAGGGTTGGTCAAAAGAT GACTAGCTCGGCAGATGTTTTGGTCATTGTCGGATCAATGTATGCTGCTGTGATGTTTGTTGGTTGTGAGAATTGTATAACTGTTCAACCCCTCATTGCTGTGGAAAGGACAGTCTTTTACAGAGAGCGGGCAGCTGGAATGTACTCGGCTATACCCTATGCGCTGTCTCAG GTTATCGTGGAGATACCATATGTGTTCGTTGAGTCTGTGGCTTATACTGTTATTGTCTACCCGATGATGTCTTTCCAGTGGACGCTGGCAAAGTTCTTGTGGTTCTTCTATGTTTCGTTCTTGACCTTCCTCTATTTCACTTACTATGGCATGATGACTGTCTCCATATCGCCAAATGGTCAAGTTGCTTCTATATTCGCTGCTGCCTTCTACTCCTTCTTCAATCTCTTCTCAGGGTTCTTCGTCGCAAGATCG AAAATCCCAAAATGGTGGATTTGGTACTATTGGCTTTGCCCGGTGGCATGGACGGTTTACGGGCTTGTCGTGTCGCAATACGGAGATGTGGAGGACATGATCAAGGTGCCTGGTCAACCCGATCAGCAGGTTGGGCAATTCATCAAGAGCTACTTCGGTTATGATCAGGACTTCATGGGCGTTGTGGCAGCGGTGCTGGCTGTCTTCACTGTCTTCTTCGCTATGATATATGCTTACTGCATAAAGGCGTTTAATTTCCAACAGAGATAG